The window ACCGACGTACTTGGTCTGCAGGAAGGTCTCGAACGCCTCGCCCTGGTTCAGCTTGCTGAGGATGCGCAGCTGCTCGTCGTGGCTCGGCTTCTGGTACGGCACTTCCATGTTCTCTTGGAACCACTTGCGCTGGGCAGGGTCCTGGATGTGCATGTATTCGATGCCGATGGTGCGGCAGTACGAGTCACGAAGGACGCCGAGGATGTCGCGCAGCTTCATCTGGCGCTTGCCACCGAAGCCGCCGGTGACGAACTCACGGTCGAGGTCCCAGAAGGTCAGACCGTGGGTTTCGATCTCGAGGTCGGGGTGCGTGCGCTGTACGTACTCGAGCGGGTCGATGTCGGCCATCAGGTGCCCGCGCACCCGGTAGGAGTTGATGAGCTCCTGCACACGTGCGGTCTTGTCGACGCGCTCTGCGACGTCGACCTTGATGTCCTGCGCCCAGCGGATGGGGGCGTAGGGAATGCGCAGCGCGGCGAAGATGGCGTCGTAGAAGCCGCGCTCGCCCACCAGCAGCTCGTGCACCTTCTTCAGGTACTCGCCCGAGCCCGCACCTTGGATCACGCGGTGGTCGTAGGTGCTGGTCAGGGTGATGGTCTTGCCGATGCCCAGCTCGTTGAGCGTGCGGGCGCTGGACCCTTGGAACTCGGCGGGGTACTCGAGGGCGCCGGCGCCGATGATGCAGCCCTGGCCCTTCATCAGACGGGGGACCGAGTGCACGGTGCCGATGCCGCCCGGGTTGGTCAGCGAGATGGTGGTGCCGGCGAAATCGGTCGCGGTGAGCTTGTTCGCGCGGGCCCGCTTGACGAGGTCTTCGTACGAGGCCAGGTACTCGTTGAAGGTGAGGGTGTCGGCCCGCTTGATGCTGGGCACCAGCAGTGCGCGGGTGCCGTCGGGCTTGGGCAGATCGATCGCGATGCCCAGGTTGATGTGGGCGGGTGCGACCACCGACGGCTTGCCGTCGACCTCGGCGAAGAACACGTTCTGGCTGGGGAACTCTTTGAGCGCCTGGATCATCGCCCAGCCGATCAGGTGGGTGAAGCTCACCTTGCCGCCCCGGGAGCGGGCCAGGTGGTTGTTGATGACGATGCGGTTGTCGATCATCAGCTTCGCCGGGATCGTGCGGACGCTGGTCGCGGTGGGGACCGTGAGCGACTGGTCCATGTTCGCGGCGAGGGTCTTGGTCATGCCGCGCAGCGGCGTCACGACGTCTTCGTCGGCGGATGCCTCGTGCTCGTCGCCGTTCTTCGCCTTCACCTTCGGCGCCTGCGCCGGGATGGGCTGCGGCGCGGCGGGCTTGGCCGTGGTGCGCGCGACCGGCTGGCTGCCGATCACCGGGACGGGGGCCGTCACCGGGTGTGCGTCGGCGGAGGGAGTGGTCACCGGTGGGACCGTGGTGGCGGTGTCGTTCACGCCGCCGATCCCGCTCGTGTCCACCGGGTGATAGGCCTCGAGGATGGGCCACCACGACTTGTCGACGGAATTCCTGTCCTTCGTGAACTGCTCGTAGAGTTCATCGACGAGCCATTCATTGGCCCCGAACTCTCCCTCGCTCGAAGTCCCGACGCCTGTGACCTGGCTCGACACTTTGGCTCGCCTGCTTTCCTCGCTGAGATCTGGGTCTGTGCGCGGCTCCGGAGAGCCACTGCGCACGAGCAACAAGCCTAGCCCCCTCGCCTGTGCGATCGCTCCGGGGCACGGGGTGCTGACCCCATGTGAATCGCCAGCACTTTCCCCAGCGGAAGGAATGGCTAGCCTTGACAACATGGAGTTCTACGGAGAGCAGCCGGCGGTCGATCTGACGTACTCCGACGTCTTTCTCGTTCCGCGTCGCTCAGACGTCACCAGCCGCCTCGACGTCGACCTGTCACCGGGCGACGGCACGGGTGCGACCATCCCGCTCGTGTCGGCGAACATGAACTCCGTCACGGGCGCGCGACTGGCCGCCACCCTGGCGCGCCGCGGGGGCCTGGGCGTGTTGCCGCAAGATATGCCGCTGCAGGAATTGGATGCCGCGATCCGGTGGGTCAAGGCACAGCCGGTGCCGTGGGACACCCCGGTCGTGTTGCCCTCCCACGCCACGGTCGCCGACGCTGCGCGCATCCTCCCGCCGATCGACGGGTATGGCATCGTCGTGGCCGACGCGCCCGTCGAGGGGATGAGTATCGATGCGGTGCGTGGCGTCGTTCCGGCCGGACGCCTGGGCACGGCACTGCCCGATGCGCAACTGGGCGATCTCGTGCACGCCCGGCCGATGGCCATCGATGCCGAAGACGTCACCGACGCCCGGCATGCCTTCGACCTGATCGTCGACGCAGAAGCCGAGACCGTGTGCGTGCTGCGGCACGGCGCCCTGGTGGGAACGCTGTCGCGGCGCAGTGCGCTGCGCGCCACGCTCTACCGCCCCGCGGTCGATGCCGACGGCAGGCTGATCGTGGCCGCCGCGATCGGGATCAACGGCGACGTGCAGGCCAAGGCGAAGGCCCTGGTGGCCGCCGGTGTGGACGTGCTCGTGCTCGACACCGCGCACGGCCACCAGGACGGCATGCTGCGTGCCCTGCAGCAGGTGTCGGATCTCGACCTGGGCCTGCCGTTGGTGGCCGGCAACGTCGTGACCGCCGAAGGTGTGCACGACCTGGTCTCGTCGGGAGCGACGATCCTGAAGGTCGGGGTCGGCCCGGGCGCCATGTGCACGACCCGCATGATGACCGCCGTCGGGCGCCCCCAGTTCTCCGCGGTGCTCGAGACCGCGCAGGCGGCGCGCCTCATGGGCGCGCACGTCTGGGCCGATGGCGGAGTGCGCTACCCGCGCGATGTCGCCTTGGCGCTGGCCGCCGGCGCGGCATCCGTCATGATCGGATCATGGTTCGCCGGCACCGTGGAGGCACCCGGCGAACTGCTCGCCGACGCTGACGGACGTGTCTACAAGGAATCGTGGGGGATGGCCTCGACGAAGGCCGTGCGTGAGCGGTTCGGCCGGCTGGCCGCCTACGAGCTGGCCCGCAAGGAGCTTTTCGCCGAGGGCATCTCGTCGTCGAAGATCTACCTCGACCCGCTGCGCCCGGGCCTGGAAGACCTTCTCGACATGATCACCTCGGGCGTGCGCTCGTCGTTCACCTACGCCGGCGCGCGCAGCGTCGCCGATTTCCACGAGCGTGCGCGCGTGGGTCTGCAGTCGGCGGCCGGCTACGAAGAGGGCAAGGCGCTGCCGGTCAGCTGGTAGCGCACCCGTGCGGATGCGGCATCCCACCCGCGACGGCGGGCATAGAATATTCCGCACGATGGACGACCCGCCGAGTTGCAGACGCCCGCCCCACGATCCAGGCCCCGCGAAGCGGGGTGATCAGTGATGGACTACATCCTGCTGGGCGTGGGGCTGCTGCTCACGATCGGCACCGGTCTGTTCGTGGCGAGCGAGTTCGCACTCGTCAACCTCGACCGCGCCGACCTCGAAGCCCGCCAGGCGCGCGGCGAGACGCGACTGGCGCTGACGATCGCGGCGCTGCGCAAGACCGCGACGCACCTCTCCAGCGCGCAGCTGGGCATCACCCTGACCACGCTGCTGACCGGTTACACGATGGAACCGGCCATCTCGAATCTGCTGCGACCGCTCCTGGACGGGTGGGGGATTCCGGATGCCGCGGTGCGGCCGATCTCGGCGGTGATCGGGGTGGCGGTCGCCACGATCCTGTCGATGATCCTCGGCGAACTCGTGCCGAAGAACTTCGCCCTGGCGCTGCCCCGACGCACCGCCAAGCTCGTGCTGCCGTTCCAGGTGGCCTTCACGACGGTGTTCAAACCCGCCGTGGCACTGCTGAACGGCTCGGCCAACGGGGTGCTGCGCGCGATGGGGATCGAGCCGAAGGAAGAGCTGTCGGGGGCGCGAACCGCCTCGGAGCTGTCGAGCCTGGTGCGGCGCTCGGCCAGCGCCGGCGTG is drawn from Microbacterium protaetiae and contains these coding sequences:
- a CDS encoding GuaB1 family IMP dehydrogenase-related protein codes for the protein MEFYGEQPAVDLTYSDVFLVPRRSDVTSRLDVDLSPGDGTGATIPLVSANMNSVTGARLAATLARRGGLGVLPQDMPLQELDAAIRWVKAQPVPWDTPVVLPSHATVADAARILPPIDGYGIVVADAPVEGMSIDAVRGVVPAGRLGTALPDAQLGDLVHARPMAIDAEDVTDARHAFDLIVDAEAETVCVLRHGALVGTLSRRSALRATLYRPAVDADGRLIVAAAIGINGDVQAKAKALVAAGVDVLVLDTAHGHQDGMLRALQQVSDLDLGLPLVAGNVVTAEGVHDLVSSGATILKVGVGPGAMCTTRMMTAVGRPQFSAVLETAQAARLMGAHVWADGGVRYPRDVALALAAGAASVMIGSWFAGTVEAPGELLADADGRVYKESWGMASTKAVRERFGRLAAYELARKELFAEGISSSKIYLDPLRPGLEDLLDMITSGVRSSFTYAGARSVADFHERARVGLQSAAGYEEGKALPVSW